One part of the Coffea eugenioides isolate CCC68of chromosome 10, Ceug_1.0, whole genome shotgun sequence genome encodes these proteins:
- the LOC113750154 gene encoding indole-3-acetic acid-amido synthetase GH3.17-like isoform X2, producing the protein MLPTFDPRDTEAGSRILEDITSNAGHIQEQVLEEILTKNASTDYLKGFLNGQSDKGLFKNKVPVVDYEDIKIYIDRIALDGEPSRILTNESITELLKSSGTSGGKQKWIPKTAEEGERRAFFSCLCDTVLNRYFQGLNDGKALLFVLINPDIRTPGGLVLRTGSESEIKNRKDRYPQFILCEDTNQSLYSQLLCGLVQRDAIVSVGTFFASGLLRIIKFFEEHWQEMSSNIRTGQMSDWITDPNCKRAVSLILSKQMPDLADSIDLVCQEKSWEGIIKKIWPRTKYVMAIITGSMAQYIPALEFYTGGLPVVSPVYGSSEAFFGINMKPLCSPYDVSYTFIPNMAYYEFLPIDNHQDPNCTNRKDAHLKDHIVDLANVKVGQHYELLVTTFTGLYRYRMGDIVLVTGFHNSTPQFKFGQRTNVVLSIHTDKTTEQDLQKAVATAIQILEPLGFFLLDYSSYADTSSIPGHYVLFWELQLRSNDIIPELDQVKMEKCCSLVEQSLDQKYKMLRNQSISTIGPLEIRVVKQGTFNVLMDFYLSQGTSLNQYKTPKNIKSEKAIEILDSRVVGKFYSREVPNQDS; encoded by the exons ATGCTGCCAACCTTTGATCCAAGAGATACTGAAGCTGGTTCGAGGATTTTGGAGGATATAACCAGCAATGCTGGTCATATACAAGAACAGGTCCTGGAGGAGATTTTAACTAAAAATGCAAGCACTGATTACTTGAAAGGTTTTCTTAATGGTCAATCTGATAAGGGACTATTCAAGAATAAAGTTCCTGTGGTAGATTATGAAGATATCAAGATTTACATCGATCGAATTGCACTGGATGGAGAGCCATCTCGGATTTTAACTAATGAATCCATTACTGAGCTACTCAAAAG CTCGGGCACTTCAGGTGGGAAGCAAAAGTGGATTCCAAAAACTGCTGAAGAGGGAGAGCGCAGGGCCTTTTTTTCTTGTCTCTGTGATACTGTTTTAAACAG GTACTTCCAGGGCTTGAACGATGGGAAAGCGCTGTTATTTGTCCTTATCAACCCGGATATCCGCACTCCTGGTGGCTTAGTTTTAAGAACAGGCTCAGAAAGCGAGATAAAGAACAGAAAAGACAGATATCCTCAGTTTATATTGTGTGAAGATACCAATCAGAGCTTGTATAGTCAATTACTTTGTGGCCTTGTGCAGCGAGATGCGATAGTAAGCGTTGGTACATTTTTTGCCTCGGGTTTGCTAAGGATAATCAAATTTTTCGAGGAACATTGGCAAGAAATGTCTTCCAACATAAGAACTGGACAAATGAGTGATTGGATCACTGACCCTAACTGCAAAAGGGCTGTCTCCTTGATTTTGAGCAAACAAATGCCGGATTTGGCTGATTCAATTGATCTTGTATGCCAAGAGAAGTCTTGGGAAGGGATAATTAAGAAGATCTGGCCAAGGACCAAGTATGTCATGGCCATTATTACAGGGTCCATGGCACAATATATCCCTGCGCTTGAGTTCTATACGGGTGGGTTACCTGTAGTTTCACCAGTTTATGGTTCTTCAGAGGCATTTTTTGGGATTAACATGAAACCTTTGTGCAGTCCTTATGATGTCTCTTATACTTTTATACCAAACATGGCCTACTATGAGTTCTTACCAATTGACAATCATCAAGATCCAAACTGCACCAACAGGAAAGATGCTCATTTGAAAGATCACATTGTGGATCTTGCTAATGTTAAGGTTGGCCAGCATTATGAACTTCTTGTCACGACCTTTACAG GTTTGTACAGGTACAGAATGGGGGATATTGTCCTGGTGACAGGTTTTCACAATTCCACTCCCCAATTCAAATTTGGACAAAGGACAAATGTGGTATTGAGTATTCACACAGATAAAACAACTGAACAAGACCTCCAGAAAGCAGTTGCAACAGCAATTCAGATCCTTGAACCACTTGGCTTCTTTCTTTTGGATTACAGTAGCTATGCTGATACATCTTCTATTCCTGGTCACTATGTACTCTTTTGGGAGCTTCAACTCAGATCAAACGATATTATACCTGAACTTGATCAggttaaaatggaaaaatgctGTAGTCTAGTGGAACAATCTCTGGACCAGAAATATAAGATGCTGAGGAATCAGAGCATCAGTACCATTGGTCCTTTGGAAATTAGAGTTGTGAAACAAGGAACATTCAACGTCCTCATGGACTTTTATCTTTCTCAAGGAACTTCTTTAAACCAGTACAAGACACCTAAGAACATAAAGTCTGAGAAAGCCATTGAAATTCTGGACTCCAGAGTAGTGGGAAAATTTTACAGCAGAGAAGTGCCTAATCAAGACTCGTAG
- the LOC113750154 gene encoding indole-3-acetic acid-amido synthetase GH3.17-like isoform X1: MLPTFDPRDTEAGSRILEDITSNAGHIQEQVLEEILTKNASTDYLKGFLNGQSDKGLFKNKVPVVDYEDIKIYIDRIALDGEPSRILTNESITELLKSSGTSGGKQKWIPKTAEEGERRAFFSCLCDTVLNSFELRYFQGLNDGKALLFVLINPDIRTPGGLVLRTGSESEIKNRKDRYPQFILCEDTNQSLYSQLLCGLVQRDAIVSVGTFFASGLLRIIKFFEEHWQEMSSNIRTGQMSDWITDPNCKRAVSLILSKQMPDLADSIDLVCQEKSWEGIIKKIWPRTKYVMAIITGSMAQYIPALEFYTGGLPVVSPVYGSSEAFFGINMKPLCSPYDVSYTFIPNMAYYEFLPIDNHQDPNCTNRKDAHLKDHIVDLANVKVGQHYELLVTTFTGLYRYRMGDIVLVTGFHNSTPQFKFGQRTNVVLSIHTDKTTEQDLQKAVATAIQILEPLGFFLLDYSSYADTSSIPGHYVLFWELQLRSNDIIPELDQVKMEKCCSLVEQSLDQKYKMLRNQSISTIGPLEIRVVKQGTFNVLMDFYLSQGTSLNQYKTPKNIKSEKAIEILDSRVVGKFYSREVPNQDS; the protein is encoded by the exons ATGCTGCCAACCTTTGATCCAAGAGATACTGAAGCTGGTTCGAGGATTTTGGAGGATATAACCAGCAATGCTGGTCATATACAAGAACAGGTCCTGGAGGAGATTTTAACTAAAAATGCAAGCACTGATTACTTGAAAGGTTTTCTTAATGGTCAATCTGATAAGGGACTATTCAAGAATAAAGTTCCTGTGGTAGATTATGAAGATATCAAGATTTACATCGATCGAATTGCACTGGATGGAGAGCCATCTCGGATTTTAACTAATGAATCCATTACTGAGCTACTCAAAAG CTCGGGCACTTCAGGTGGGAAGCAAAAGTGGATTCCAAAAACTGCTGAAGAGGGAGAGCGCAGGGCCTTTTTTTCTTGTCTCTGTGATACTGTTTTAAACAG CTTTGAACTAAGGTACTTCCAGGGCTTGAACGATGGGAAAGCGCTGTTATTTGTCCTTATCAACCCGGATATCCGCACTCCTGGTGGCTTAGTTTTAAGAACAGGCTCAGAAAGCGAGATAAAGAACAGAAAAGACAGATATCCTCAGTTTATATTGTGTGAAGATACCAATCAGAGCTTGTATAGTCAATTACTTTGTGGCCTTGTGCAGCGAGATGCGATAGTAAGCGTTGGTACATTTTTTGCCTCGGGTTTGCTAAGGATAATCAAATTTTTCGAGGAACATTGGCAAGAAATGTCTTCCAACATAAGAACTGGACAAATGAGTGATTGGATCACTGACCCTAACTGCAAAAGGGCTGTCTCCTTGATTTTGAGCAAACAAATGCCGGATTTGGCTGATTCAATTGATCTTGTATGCCAAGAGAAGTCTTGGGAAGGGATAATTAAGAAGATCTGGCCAAGGACCAAGTATGTCATGGCCATTATTACAGGGTCCATGGCACAATATATCCCTGCGCTTGAGTTCTATACGGGTGGGTTACCTGTAGTTTCACCAGTTTATGGTTCTTCAGAGGCATTTTTTGGGATTAACATGAAACCTTTGTGCAGTCCTTATGATGTCTCTTATACTTTTATACCAAACATGGCCTACTATGAGTTCTTACCAATTGACAATCATCAAGATCCAAACTGCACCAACAGGAAAGATGCTCATTTGAAAGATCACATTGTGGATCTTGCTAATGTTAAGGTTGGCCAGCATTATGAACTTCTTGTCACGACCTTTACAG GTTTGTACAGGTACAGAATGGGGGATATTGTCCTGGTGACAGGTTTTCACAATTCCACTCCCCAATTCAAATTTGGACAAAGGACAAATGTGGTATTGAGTATTCACACAGATAAAACAACTGAACAAGACCTCCAGAAAGCAGTTGCAACAGCAATTCAGATCCTTGAACCACTTGGCTTCTTTCTTTTGGATTACAGTAGCTATGCTGATACATCTTCTATTCCTGGTCACTATGTACTCTTTTGGGAGCTTCAACTCAGATCAAACGATATTATACCTGAACTTGATCAggttaaaatggaaaaatgctGTAGTCTAGTGGAACAATCTCTGGACCAGAAATATAAGATGCTGAGGAATCAGAGCATCAGTACCATTGGTCCTTTGGAAATTAGAGTTGTGAAACAAGGAACATTCAACGTCCTCATGGACTTTTATCTTTCTCAAGGAACTTCTTTAAACCAGTACAAGACACCTAAGAACATAAAGTCTGAGAAAGCCATTGAAATTCTGGACTCCAGAGTAGTGGGAAAATTTTACAGCAGAGAAGTGCCTAATCAAGACTCGTAG